In Flavobacterium luteolum, the DNA window ATCTGGCTAACTACAAAAGGAATAAAAATTCCTACACTGGAAAGTTTAAATCTTGAAGGCGGAAGCGTTTGGATATTTATGTCCATTATACTTTTTGTCATTGCACAGATTTTTAAAAGAGGAATCGAAATCCAATCTGAAATTGACCTAACCATTTAAACGAAAAATTATGCCTATTATAGTAAATTTAGATGTCATGATGGCAAAAAGAAAAATGTCATTAAATGAACTTTCAGAAAAAGTAGATTTAACATTATCCAATCTTTCCATTCTAAAAACTGGCAAAGCAAAAGCAATCCGTTTCAGCACACTTGAAGCCATCTGCAAAGTTCTGAATTGTCAGCCTGGAGATATTTTAGAATTTTCTGAAGAATAATAAAAACTTTTATTTTAATTTGTATTTTCGTACAAAATTCAATTAGTTTTTAAGAGCATTTTCTAACACAAAAAATCTAACAATGAATATTCTAGTTGTTTACGCGCATCCGAGCAAAAAATCATACACTTTTCAGGTTTTAGAAAGATTAAAATCAGTTTTAGGCAATGAAAATTGGAATATTGAAGTCTCCGATTTGTATGCATCTAATTTTGTTAGTGATATGTCTGAAGCAGAATATGAGCGTGAAGGTTTTGCTAAGGCACAGCTCCCAATTTCTCAAGATGTTTTAGTAGAACAGGAAAAAATAGAAAAAGCAGATTGTATTATTTTCCTGTATCCTGTTTGGTGGAGTGATTGTCCAGCAAAATTAAAAGGCTGGTTTGATCGTGTTTATTCAGTTGGATATGCTTACGGACAAAATGAAACTTCAAGAAAGATGAAAACCATTCCGTACGGACTTGTAATTTGCACTGCGGGACATCCGAATGAATTTTTACTTGAAATTGAAATGGCTCAAAGTATGGAAAAAATTATGCTCGAAGACCGTTTAGGAAAACGTTTTACGCACAAAGAAATGATTATTCTAGGTGGAACATTAGAACTTGAAAATGTAATGGCAAAACATTTTGAACTGATTAATAAAATTCCAGAAAAAATTAAAGCAATACAATAGATCACAAATCTTATTTTATAAAAAATGATAGAAGACAATAATTTAGAAAAATCAGTTTTTGAAGAAATTCCAACCGAAAAAATATATTCAGAAAAAGCGATACGAATAGGAACATTTTTTGCTGGTCCGCTGGTTGCAGCGTATTGCATTGCAGAAAATTTTAAAGCATTTAATGATTCTGAAAAAGCAAAGAACACATGGATTATTACCACACTGTCAATGATTGCAATTATTGGACTTATTTTTATCATTCCCGATAATTTCCCTAGTATTCTCTTCCCTATACTTTATTCAGCTGTGGCTTCTTATTTCTTGAAAAAATTCCAGGAACAGAACATTCAAAAACATATTCAAAATGGCGGTGAAACTTTCGGCGGATGGAGAGTTACTCTGATTGGCTTATTGAGCATTCTTATATTTTTAGGAATTATTATGAGTGTTGTCCTATTAACTGAAAACGCCTCATAGTTTTTCTGTCCGAAACACCCCTTAAATTTGTCTCTAAAACACCTTAATCAATTGATTTTTAGATTGTAATTTTACTTTACTAATTTAAAAAAATCAATTGATTATGAATACTAACGATTTTACCACAACAATACTTTTCAATCAATCACCAGAAGAAGTTTTTAAAGCTATACAAAACGTTAAAGGCTGGTGGTCGGAAGAAATTGAAGGAAAAACAGCAAACAAAGGCGACGAATTTAAATACCACTATGAAGATGTTCATCGCTGTAAAATAAAACTAATTGAAGTAGTTCCAAACCAAAAAATCGTATGGCTGATTGAAGAAAATTACTTCAGTTTTACCAAAGACGACACGGAATGGACCAACACAACAGCCGTTTTTGATATTTCGAAAGAAGGCGATAAAACAAAACTCACTTTTACACACGTGGGTCTGGTTCCAGAATACGAATGTTTTGACGTCTGCAAAGCTGGTTGGAGCAACTATATCGAGAACAGTTTAAAAAAATTAATAGAAACTGGAAAAGGACAGCCAAATGCAACTGGAAAACCTCAAATAGAAACCGAAAGAGCATTATCATCAAAAGAATAAATTTCATAAATTCGTTACAATAAAGAAACGAAAATTATGAATCCTATTTTAAGAAATACTTTGGCCATAATTGCAGGTCTTGTTATCGGAAGTATTATCAACATGAGTATCATTTTAATAAGCGGTTCTATAATTCCGCCTCCAAATGGTGCCGATGTTACCACTACAGAAGGTTTACAAGCAACTATGCACTTATTCGAGCCAAAGCATTTTTTATTTCCTTTTTTAGCCCACGCAATCGGAACTTTCGCTGGAGCATTTACAACTGCATTAGCAGCTGCCTCACACAAAACGAAACTAGCTTTTATTATTGGTGCTTTCTTTCTATTTGGTGGCATAACAATGGTATTAACACTCCCATCTCCACTCTGGTTCAGCATTGTCGATTTGGTTTTTGCTTATCTACCAATGGCTTATCTCGCTTCTAAAATCGCTTCAAAAAAGAAAATCTAAAGAAAAATGGAAACCAAAAACGCTCTAAAACCAGCTAAAAAATGCTACAGCCACATTGGCGGTAAACTCGGCGAACTTCTTTTGGAAACATTTGCCGACAAAAAATGGATTGCAAAAAACGAGGCTTCAGATAAGCATTTTTACATCACCGAATTGGGCGAAAAAGAATTTGCCAAATTGGGTATCGATCTTACCAAAATCAAATCGGAAGCCATTTAATTTTATAAATTCACTGTTATTTTCTGCAAAATTTATAGCACTTAATTTCATAACTTAGTTTACTTTAAAAACCTGAATTATGACTAAGAAAGAAATCGCTAAAAACTTCCTGAAACTAGCAGCAAAAGGGCATCCTCATGAAGGTTTTCGATTGTATGTCGGAAAGAATTTCAAACACCACAATGCTTATTTCAAAGGCGATGCAGACACTTTAATGCTTGCCATGGAAGAATCTGCCAGAACAAATCCGAATAAGCTTTTTAAAATTCATCATATTTTAGAAGATGGAAATCTCGTTGCTGTACACTCTCATCTCAAACAAACTCCATCAGATATAGGTTTTGCAGTAGTGCATGTTCTAAAATTCAAAGACGATAAAATCGTAGAACTTTGGGATTTAGGACAGCCTGTTCCTAAAGATTCTATTAATGAAAATGGAATGTTTTAATTTTTGTTTCAAGTTTCAGGTTTCATGTTACCTACAAAACGTGAAACTTGAAACTTGAAACCTGAAACTTGAAACCTGAAACTTGAAACCTGAAACTTGAAACTTGAAACCTGAAACCTGAAACCTGAAACTCGAAACCTGAAACCTGAAACCTGAAACTCGAAACCTAAAAAAATTCACCATTAACAATTATAAATGAACTTCATCACCAAAATCTCCTTATTATTAGTTTTAATCTTTGTTTCTTGCAATTCATCTGCTCAAAAAAAAGACAATTATAAAAAAAGTATTGATAGTTTACTTCAAAACACCAACCCTAAATTTAATGGTGTGATTTTGATTTCTCAAAACGGAAAAACATTGTATTCTAAAGCAGAAGGTTTTTCGAATTTCGAAACCAGAACACCTATAAAAATGGATACTCAATTTGAAATCATGTCCAACAGTAAATTAATTGCTGCCGTTTTACTGTTGTTGGAAGTAGAAAAAGGAAAAGTAGATTTGAATGATCCAATCAAAAAATACCTACCAGAACTTACACAAACTTGGGCAGATTCAGTAACAATTCATCAGCTTTTAAACCATTCTCATGGAATTATCGATTTAGAAAAACCATTGGCTTTTAAACCGGGAACCGATTTTAAATACGGAAATCTAAGTTTTAATCTGGTTGCAAAAATTGTCGAATTCAGCTCTAAAAAAAGCTACACAGAAGTTGCCGAATCACTTTTTAAGAAATTAAAGATGAATCATACTTTTTGTTATTCAAAAGATAAAGAACAAAATCTGGCAAAAGGCTATTATAACATAAAAAATCAACTGGAACCCGATACTTCAAGACAAATCACAGATGAAACTTTAGGTGCAGACGGCATTATTTCAACCGTTTCTGATCTTGCTATTTGGAACAATAATCTTCATAAAGGAAAAATATTAAAACCAGAATCGTATCAGTTATTAACTAAAAACACCATTTTATCTCAGCATAATTTCTTCGGAAAAGAAAAGCAACCTTATGGATACGGAATTCGAATTGTAGAAGAAGAATCCGTTAAATATCTTGGACATACAGGTTTGGGAGACGGGTTTTCTGGCGTAAATTTGTATTTCCCACAAAGTGATGTAAGTTTGATTGTATTGGAAAATCAGATGCCCGAAGATGCCAGTTTGTTTTATGCGACTGAGTTTAAAATCAAAAACATTCTTTTAAAAAGTAATTTATTAAAGAAAAAGTAAGCTAAAATGGCAAAAAATAAAACCACAGAAACTCAAAATAGCGTTACTGATTTTATTAACGCTGTCGAAAATGAAGTTAAAAGAAACGACGCTTTTGAACTTCTAAAAATAATTCAAGAAGCAACTGGTTTTGAGCCCAAAATGTGGGGACCAAGCATTATTGGTTTTGGAAGCTATCATTACAAATACGACAGCGGTCACGAAGGAGATGCTCCGTTGGCTGGTTTTTCGCCAAGAAAAACAGCCATGACCGTTTATTTTTATCTGCCACAAGAAAAAAGAGAAGAACTTTTATCTAAACTTGGAAAACATACTTCGTCTAAGGCATGCATTTACATTAAAAAACTCGAAGATATTGATATTGAAATCTTAAAAAAGATAATTTTACTTTCAATTGAATATACCCAAAATTTATATCCTCAAAATAAATGACAACATTCGTAATTCTATTATTGCTGATTGGTTTTGCAATTTATATGTTTCTGCAACATCCAAAATTCGGAAAAGCGCCTTCGGGAGCGAGACTAGTTCAAATTCAAAATTCGCCACAATTTAAAAACGGAAAATTCGAAAACCAGAGCTTTACGCCCGATCTCGCTGAAGGAGCAACTATGGCTGGAGTTTTGTTTGAATTTTTCTTCAAGAAAGTAGATCGAAAAATTCCAACCGATCTTATTCCGTCTGTAAAAACCAATTTATTGGAGCTTCCTCTAGATCAAGATATTTTGGTTTGGTTTGGGCATTCGTCTTATTTTATTCAGCTTGAAGGAAAACGCTTTTTAATTGATCCCGTTTTTAGCGGTAACGCCTCTCCTATTCCTGGCACAACAAAATCGTTTAAAGGAACAGATATTTACACGGTTGACGATCTTCCAGAAATTGATTATTTATTGATTACACATGATCATTATGATCATTTGGATTACGATACATTTCTAAAATTAAAACCTAAAACTAAAAAAATAATTACGGCGCTCGGTGTGGGTTCGCACTTGGAATTCTGGGGATTTCCATCTGAAAATATCATTGAAAAAGATTGGTACAGCACTATCAAATTAGATGAAAATCTGACAATTCATACTGCACCATCAAGACATTTTTCGGGCAGAGGTTTTAAAAGATGCAATACGCTCTGGACTTCTTTCATTCTCGAAACTAAAGATTTTAAAATGTATTTAGGCGGAGATAGCGGCTATGATTCTCATTTTGCTGCAATTGGTGAAAAATATGGCCCATTTGATATTGCTTTAATTGATAACGGCCAGTACAATGAAAAATGGAAATACATTCACAACATGCCGGAAGATGTTATAAAAGCCATGAAAGATCTGAAAGCAAAAAGAGTATTTCCTGTACATTCTTCAAAATTTGCTTTATCGTTACATTCTTGGGATGAACCTTTAAATAAAGTGACTCAATTGAATCGTTTATCTGAAAATCCAGTTCCACTAATTACACCAATGATTGGCGAAATTGTTGAATTGAAGAATGACAAACAAGAATTTAAACAATGGTGGAAAGGGGTTAATTAATTATGAATTGTTAATTATGAATTATGAGTTCTAAATCTATGCAATGTCACCCTGAGCGATCCCGAGGCTTCGGGAGAAGGGCGCTCCAATTGGCACTAGGGCTTCGACTTCGCTCAGCCTGACAAAAGTGAACAAAACATGAAACCTGAATCTTGAAACTCTAAAACCAAAAACAAACTAAAAACCGTGAAACAAAAAATAATATTTCTATCCTTTTTCTTCCTTTTAATAACCAATGCCTTTTCTCAAAACACTTATGTCTTTTTAGGATCATATAATCGTGATAAATCGGCAGAGGCTATTCAGGTTTATCAATTGGATACTTTGAGTGGGAAGCTAACCAAATTTACGTCGGTTAAAAATATTGTAAATCCGTCATATTTGACGGTTTCTCCAAATGGGAAATATGTGTATGCGTGTACAGATACCAAAACACCAAATGCAGGAAGTGTAAGCAGTTTTGAATTTAACGCAACAGCAAAAACTTTGACTTTTTTAAACAGCCAGAGAAGCGGTGGCGAAAATCCTGTGTATGTCAGCGTTCATAAAAGCGGAAAATGGTTGGCAAATGCCAATTATACAGAAGGAAGCGTATCGGTTTATCCGCTTCTAGAAAATGGTAAAATTGATTCTATTGCGCAGAATTTTCAATATACAGATGGAAGCGTCAATAAAGAAAGACAAACCAAATCTCATGTGCATTCTGCCGTATTTTCTCCACAGTGCGATTATTTGTTTTTACCCGATTTAGGCGCCGACAAAATACGCTGTTATGCTTTTGATGAAAATCAGAAAAAACCTTTAATAGAAACTCAAAATCCATTTACCAAAACCGATTTGGAAGCTGGACCAAGACATTTTACCTTTCACCCAAATCAAAAATGGGGATATTGCATTGAAGAAATGGCTGGACAAGTAAGTGTTTACAATTATGAAAATGGCATTTTAAAAAAAATACAGCGCATTGCCACACATCCCGACAAAATTAAAGAAGGTTTTGAGAGCTCTGATATTCATATTTCTCCCGACGGAAAGTTTCTTTACGCCACAAACCGAGGCAAGGAAAACAATATCGCAATTTTCTCTATTGATGAAAACGGACTTTTGAAAAACATTGGTTATCAATCTACTTTAGGAAAACATCCTCGTATTTTTGCTATTGACGAAAGCGGAAAATTTCTAGTTGCTTCGAATGTTTTAACGGGTAATATTATAGTTTTTAAAAGAAATCTGAAAACGGGATTATTAAAGAAAGTAGGAAAAGAAGTAAAAATGGAGAATGTTTCCTGTGTGAAGATTAAGAAAATTTAACCACAAACCATTAATCAAAAAACCATAAAAAATGCAAATATCAAACTTCAATTTACAGCCAGATTTTTTAGAAAACGAAATTTCAAAATTAATTCCGCTAGAAGAAAAACATTTTGAAGCATTGTTTGAAGCAGCTTCCGATCCTTTAATTTGGGAACAGAATCCTGTAAAAGACCGATATACAAGAGAAGGTTTTAAAACTTATTTTGACATTATAATTACAAAAAGTTCCTTCTTAATTCTCGATAAACAAACCAATGAAGTTATGGGAACAACAAGTTTTTATGACTACAATCCAGAAAAATCGAATGTTGGAATTGGTTATACTTTCATTACAAGAAAATATTGGGGCGGACCATATAATAGTTCAAATAAGAGATTAATGATGGATTATGCTTTCCAGCATGTTAATTCGGTGCTTTTTCATATCGGAGCTGAAAATTACCGTTCTCAAAAAGCCGTTTTAAAGCTAGGAGCGGAAAAAATCAACGAACTGACATTTATTATTAACGGCACTGATTTTCCTTATTTCGAATATGAATTGAAAAAAAAGTAAAATACTTCTAATTTACCATTTCACATCTAACATTTCACAAAAAAGAATGAAAAGAATAACTGTTTTCTGCGCCTCTAGTTTCGGCACTGAAAAAATTTTCGAAGAACAAGCCTCAGCTTTAGGGAAAACTTTGGCCGAACAAAATATAGAATTAGTTTACGGCGGTGCAAATGTAGGCTTGATGGGCGCAGTTGCAGATGGAGCTTTAAATGCAGGCGGAAAAGTAATTGGCGTACTTCCAAACTTTTTAAGATCTAAAGAAATTGCTCATTTGGGTTTAACCGAATTAATTTTGGTAGAAAGCATGCACGAAAGAAAAACCAAAATGAACGATTTATGCGATGGTGTAATTGCACTTCCTGGCGGTTTTGGAACACTAGAAGAACTTTTTGAAATGCTGACTTGGGCGCAATTAGGATTGCATAAAAAACCGATTGCTATTTTAAACGTAAACGGTTTCTACGATTCGCTAATAAATTTATTGCAAACCATGACAGAAAAAGGATTACTCAAAGAAGTCAATCGAGAAATGCTT includes these proteins:
- a CDS encoding helix-turn-helix domain-containing protein, whose amino-acid sequence is MPIIVNLDVMMAKRKMSLNELSEKVDLTLSNLSILKTGKAKAIRFSTLEAICKVLNCQPGDILEFSEE
- a CDS encoding NAD(P)H-dependent oxidoreductase, translated to MNILVVYAHPSKKSYTFQVLERLKSVLGNENWNIEVSDLYASNFVSDMSEAEYEREGFAKAQLPISQDVLVEQEKIEKADCIIFLYPVWWSDCPAKLKGWFDRVYSVGYAYGQNETSRKMKTIPYGLVICTAGHPNEFLLEIEMAQSMEKIMLEDRLGKRFTHKEMIILGGTLELENVMAKHFELINKIPEKIKAIQ
- a CDS encoding SRPBCC family protein, which produces MNTNDFTTTILFNQSPEEVFKAIQNVKGWWSEEIEGKTANKGDEFKYHYEDVHRCKIKLIEVVPNQKIVWLIEENYFSFTKDDTEWTNTTAVFDISKEGDKTKLTFTHVGLVPEYECFDVCKAGWSNYIENSLKKLIETGKGQPNATGKPQIETERALSSKE
- a CDS encoding ArsR family transcriptional regulator, yielding METKNALKPAKKCYSHIGGKLGELLLETFADKKWIAKNEASDKHFYITELGEKEFAKLGIDLTKIKSEAI
- a CDS encoding nuclear transport factor 2 family protein; amino-acid sequence: MTKKEIAKNFLKLAAKGHPHEGFRLYVGKNFKHHNAYFKGDADTLMLAMEESARTNPNKLFKIHHILEDGNLVAVHSHLKQTPSDIGFAVVHVLKFKDDKIVELWDLGQPVPKDSINENGMF
- a CDS encoding serine hydrolase domain-containing protein gives rise to the protein MNFITKISLLLVLIFVSCNSSAQKKDNYKKSIDSLLQNTNPKFNGVILISQNGKTLYSKAEGFSNFETRTPIKMDTQFEIMSNSKLIAAVLLLLEVEKGKVDLNDPIKKYLPELTQTWADSVTIHQLLNHSHGIIDLEKPLAFKPGTDFKYGNLSFNLVAKIVEFSSKKSYTEVAESLFKKLKMNHTFCYSKDKEQNLAKGYYNIKNQLEPDTSRQITDETLGADGIISTVSDLAIWNNNLHKGKILKPESYQLLTKNTILSQHNFFGKEKQPYGYGIRIVEEESVKYLGHTGLGDGFSGVNLYFPQSDVSLIVLENQMPEDASLFYATEFKIKNILLKSNLLKKK
- a CDS encoding DUF1801 domain-containing protein, with amino-acid sequence MAKNKTTETQNSVTDFINAVENEVKRNDAFELLKIIQEATGFEPKMWGPSIIGFGSYHYKYDSGHEGDAPLAGFSPRKTAMTVYFYLPQEKREELLSKLGKHTSSKACIYIKKLEDIDIEILKKIILLSIEYTQNLYPQNK
- a CDS encoding MBL fold metallo-hydrolase, whose translation is MTTFVILLLLIGFAIYMFLQHPKFGKAPSGARLVQIQNSPQFKNGKFENQSFTPDLAEGATMAGVLFEFFFKKVDRKIPTDLIPSVKTNLLELPLDQDILVWFGHSSYFIQLEGKRFLIDPVFSGNASPIPGTTKSFKGTDIYTVDDLPEIDYLLITHDHYDHLDYDTFLKLKPKTKKIITALGVGSHLEFWGFPSENIIEKDWYSTIKLDENLTIHTAPSRHFSGRGFKRCNTLWTSFILETKDFKMYLGGDSGYDSHFAAIGEKYGPFDIALIDNGQYNEKWKYIHNMPEDVIKAMKDLKAKRVFPVHSSKFALSLHSWDEPLNKVTQLNRLSENPVPLITPMIGEIVELKNDKQEFKQWWKGVN
- a CDS encoding lactonase family protein, with the translated sequence MKQKIIFLSFFFLLITNAFSQNTYVFLGSYNRDKSAEAIQVYQLDTLSGKLTKFTSVKNIVNPSYLTVSPNGKYVYACTDTKTPNAGSVSSFEFNATAKTLTFLNSQRSGGENPVYVSVHKSGKWLANANYTEGSVSVYPLLENGKIDSIAQNFQYTDGSVNKERQTKSHVHSAVFSPQCDYLFLPDLGADKIRCYAFDENQKKPLIETQNPFTKTDLEAGPRHFTFHPNQKWGYCIEEMAGQVSVYNYENGILKKIQRIATHPDKIKEGFESSDIHISPDGKFLYATNRGKENNIAIFSIDENGLLKNIGYQSTLGKHPRIFAIDESGKFLVASNVLTGNIIVFKRNLKTGLLKKVGKEVKMENVSCVKIKKI
- a CDS encoding GNAT family N-acetyltransferase is translated as MQISNFNLQPDFLENEISKLIPLEEKHFEALFEAASDPLIWEQNPVKDRYTREGFKTYFDIIITKSSFLILDKQTNEVMGTTSFYDYNPEKSNVGIGYTFITRKYWGGPYNSSNKRLMMDYAFQHVNSVLFHIGAENYRSQKAVLKLGAEKINELTFIINGTDFPYFEYELKKK
- a CDS encoding TIGR00730 family Rossman fold protein, with product MKRITVFCASSFGTEKIFEEQASALGKTLAEQNIELVYGGANVGLMGAVADGALNAGGKVIGVLPNFLRSKEIAHLGLTELILVESMHERKTKMNDLCDGVIALPGGFGTLEELFEMLTWAQLGLHKKPIAILNVNGFYDSLINLLQTMTEKGLLKEVNREMLLVSENIDDLLEQMKNYVAPTVGKWIDKKKL